A genomic region of Dreissena polymorpha isolate Duluth1 chromosome 4, UMN_Dpol_1.0, whole genome shotgun sequence contains the following coding sequences:
- the LOC127877083 gene encoding uncharacterized protein LOC127877083 isoform X1, which translates to MEEQVNLKSDLKKIKEGIRQLEAKMNRVLPSESDCPCCSHTKVLRAELGVVSARLDVLKATAEGTRLFENRLTDMQMKLNEMQQTLQELQTDRDKTNDISQTSRLEPANAIRHDTHTKTSTGITQLPDRSTENITASADRQTQTDLYSTEHKSGDSLIENASSDSHSRHASAICNDQACSHRFEKEMTVIKQPKRKVFLNEDSWILLARHENDIASLITGEVKGVVTVLLIDISESMAVGEAWVQTRTFVKDYLKGLQDVRSQERSSNLEDEYVAIATFGHETRLQIYLTTDYDSATDFMDHVRLGGPSPLYGGLWLAMAGALSCEDGYHTINGILVVPKIIVISDYKPTETLLLTGPDIFRAEAIDESLTVILSALDSISKRNISVFFVAVGDSNQDFVNILRSIDKNVYTYTDGRRLSRQYFLSTRAGTFDIMSLMWDFRRRHDMSSDDQADMFTIRIESDRRMTERRERPDRRTMYCESTSTTLPKIGSRVRRGPDWPMTDDHDGNGPGTVVGHAEEVSKVWVGWDKNNLFCFPQKYGLHGLYEIVVTEEQRDLQPGEKIAVGCKVKPGRDGNFQGFHEWNTGIVIRVQPPKAHVRWDSGSRGDYSYGEDGKYEIEICTLTKGEASASGSPCLDASPSTDDATGVKPNQKNKNNK; encoded by the exons aatTAGGTGTCGTTTCTGCTCGCCTAGACGTATTGAAAGCTACGGCGGAAGGCACGCGCTTATTTGAAAATAGACTAACAGATATGCAGATGAAGCTGAATGAAATGCAGCAGACGCTGCAAGAGTTGCAGACCGATAGAGACAAAACTAACGATATCTCACAAACATCACGGTTAGAGCCTGCGAATGCGATTCGACACGATACCCATACCAAGACCTCTACAGGAATTACACAATTACCAGACAGATCAACTGAAAACATTACAGCCTCTGCAGATAGACAGACCCAGACAGATCTGTACTCTACTGAACACAAGAGCGGGGATTCTTTAATTGAGAATGCATCGAG CGACAGTCATTCGAGACATGCCAGTGCGATTTGTAATGACCAAGCGTGCTCGCACCGATTTGAAAAAG AAATGACGGTGATAAAACAACCTAAGCGAAAAGTTTTTCTGAATGAAGATTCGTGGATCTTGCTGGCAAGACATGAAAACGACATTG CGTCTTTGATCACGGGTGAAGTTAAAGGCGTGGTAACCGTGTTATTGATAGACATATCGGAAAGCATGGCGGTAGGAGAGGCGTGGGTACAAACCAGGACGTTCGTGAAGGATTATCTGAAAG GTTTGCAAGACGTTCGAAGTCAGGAACGTTCGTCCAACCTCGAAGATGAATACGTTGCAATAGCAACATTTGGGCACGAAACCAGGCTGCAAATTTATTTAACAACGGACTATGACTCAGCAACTGACTTCATGG ATCATGTCCGATTGGGTGGACCCAGTCCTCTGTATGGTGGCTTGTGGTTGGCAATGGCAGGGGCATTATCGTGCGAAG ATGGATATCATACAATTAATGGCATTTTAGTTGTACCAAAAATTATAGTCATCAGCGACTATAAACCGACAGAGACACTGTTATTAACAGGACCCGACATTTTCAGGGCAGAGGCAATTGACGAG AGTTTGACCGTCATTTTGTCTGCATTAGACTCGATCAGTAAAAGAAATATATCCGTGTTCTTCGTTGCTGTTGGAGACTCTAACCAG GACTTTGTCAATATTCTTAGGTCCATCGACAAAAACGTGTACACATATACAGATGGACGAAGACTATCTAGACAATATTTCCTCTCG ACAAGGGCCGGAACGTTTGATATCATGTCTCTCATGTGGGACTTCAGACGAAGGCATGACATGTCGAGTGATGACCAG gCAGATATGTTCACTATTCGAATCGAATCCGACAGGCGTATGACGGAGCGTAGAGAACGTCCAGATCGAAGAACAATGTACTGTGAAAGTACGAGCACAACATTACCGAAAATCGGGTCACGAGTACGACGGGGCCCAGACTGGCCGATGACTGATGATCACGACGGAAATGGGCCCGGAACAGTTGTTGGCCATGCAGAGGAAG TTTCAAAAGTATGGGTTGGTTGGGACAAGAATAATCTATTTTGCTTCCCCCAAAAATACGGACTACACGGTTTGTATGAGATTGTAGTGACGGAAGAGCAACGTGATTTGCAACCAGGAGAGAAGATTGCCGTCGGATGCAAAGTAAAGCCAG GCCGAGACGGCAATTTTCAGGGGTTTCATGAGTGGAACACTGGCATCGTCATTCGAGTCCAACCACCAAAAGCTCAT GTCCGTTGGGACAGCGGATCTCGTGGTGACTACAGTTATGGAGAGGATGGAAAATACGAAATAGAAATCTG CACATTGACAAAGGGTGAAGCATCCGCATCTGGGTCGCCATGTCTTGATGCATCACCTAGTACTGACGATGCAACTGGTGTAAAGCCTAatcagaaaaacaaaaacaacaagtag
- the LOC127877083 gene encoding uncharacterized protein LOC127877083 isoform X2 produces the protein MNRVLPSESDCPCCSHTKVLRAELGVVSARLDVLKATAEGTRLFENRLTDMQMKLNEMQQTLQELQTDRDKTNDISQTSRLEPANAIRHDTHTKTSTGITQLPDRSTENITASADRQTQTDLYSTEHKSGDSLIENASSDSHSRHASAICNDQACSHRFEKEMTVIKQPKRKVFLNEDSWILLARHENDIASLITGEVKGVVTVLLIDISESMAVGEAWVQTRTFVKDYLKGLQDVRSQERSSNLEDEYVAIATFGHETRLQIYLTTDYDSATDFMDHVRLGGPSPLYGGLWLAMAGALSCEDGYHTINGILVVPKIIVISDYKPTETLLLTGPDIFRAEAIDESLTVILSALDSISKRNISVFFVAVGDSNQDFVNILRSIDKNVYTYTDGRRLSRQYFLSTRAGTFDIMSLMWDFRRRHDMSSDDQADMFTIRIESDRRMTERRERPDRRTMYCESTSTTLPKIGSRVRRGPDWPMTDDHDGNGPGTVVGHAEEVSKVWVGWDKNNLFCFPQKYGLHGLYEIVVTEEQRDLQPGEKIAVGCKVKPGRDGNFQGFHEWNTGIVIRVQPPKAHVRWDSGSRGDYSYGEDGKYEIEICTLTKGEASASGSPCLDASPSTDDATGVKPNQKNKNNK, from the exons aatTAGGTGTCGTTTCTGCTCGCCTAGACGTATTGAAAGCTACGGCGGAAGGCACGCGCTTATTTGAAAATAGACTAACAGATATGCAGATGAAGCTGAATGAAATGCAGCAGACGCTGCAAGAGTTGCAGACCGATAGAGACAAAACTAACGATATCTCACAAACATCACGGTTAGAGCCTGCGAATGCGATTCGACACGATACCCATACCAAGACCTCTACAGGAATTACACAATTACCAGACAGATCAACTGAAAACATTACAGCCTCTGCAGATAGACAGACCCAGACAGATCTGTACTCTACTGAACACAAGAGCGGGGATTCTTTAATTGAGAATGCATCGAG CGACAGTCATTCGAGACATGCCAGTGCGATTTGTAATGACCAAGCGTGCTCGCACCGATTTGAAAAAG AAATGACGGTGATAAAACAACCTAAGCGAAAAGTTTTTCTGAATGAAGATTCGTGGATCTTGCTGGCAAGACATGAAAACGACATTG CGTCTTTGATCACGGGTGAAGTTAAAGGCGTGGTAACCGTGTTATTGATAGACATATCGGAAAGCATGGCGGTAGGAGAGGCGTGGGTACAAACCAGGACGTTCGTGAAGGATTATCTGAAAG GTTTGCAAGACGTTCGAAGTCAGGAACGTTCGTCCAACCTCGAAGATGAATACGTTGCAATAGCAACATTTGGGCACGAAACCAGGCTGCAAATTTATTTAACAACGGACTATGACTCAGCAACTGACTTCATGG ATCATGTCCGATTGGGTGGACCCAGTCCTCTGTATGGTGGCTTGTGGTTGGCAATGGCAGGGGCATTATCGTGCGAAG ATGGATATCATACAATTAATGGCATTTTAGTTGTACCAAAAATTATAGTCATCAGCGACTATAAACCGACAGAGACACTGTTATTAACAGGACCCGACATTTTCAGGGCAGAGGCAATTGACGAG AGTTTGACCGTCATTTTGTCTGCATTAGACTCGATCAGTAAAAGAAATATATCCGTGTTCTTCGTTGCTGTTGGAGACTCTAACCAG GACTTTGTCAATATTCTTAGGTCCATCGACAAAAACGTGTACACATATACAGATGGACGAAGACTATCTAGACAATATTTCCTCTCG ACAAGGGCCGGAACGTTTGATATCATGTCTCTCATGTGGGACTTCAGACGAAGGCATGACATGTCGAGTGATGACCAG gCAGATATGTTCACTATTCGAATCGAATCCGACAGGCGTATGACGGAGCGTAGAGAACGTCCAGATCGAAGAACAATGTACTGTGAAAGTACGAGCACAACATTACCGAAAATCGGGTCACGAGTACGACGGGGCCCAGACTGGCCGATGACTGATGATCACGACGGAAATGGGCCCGGAACAGTTGTTGGCCATGCAGAGGAAG TTTCAAAAGTATGGGTTGGTTGGGACAAGAATAATCTATTTTGCTTCCCCCAAAAATACGGACTACACGGTTTGTATGAGATTGTAGTGACGGAAGAGCAACGTGATTTGCAACCAGGAGAGAAGATTGCCGTCGGATGCAAAGTAAAGCCAG GCCGAGACGGCAATTTTCAGGGGTTTCATGAGTGGAACACTGGCATCGTCATTCGAGTCCAACCACCAAAAGCTCAT GTCCGTTGGGACAGCGGATCTCGTGGTGACTACAGTTATGGAGAGGATGGAAAATACGAAATAGAAATCTG CACATTGACAAAGGGTGAAGCATCCGCATCTGGGTCGCCATGTCTTGATGCATCACCTAGTACTGACGATGCAACTGGTGTAAAGCCTAatcagaaaaacaaaaacaacaagtag
- the LOC127879087 gene encoding uncharacterized protein LOC127879087: MESQNMADIKEIKTTTEFILKRLDNLTGCGEDCTCSSEIEQLRKAFQTVEERLNALQINAIDPENEETEEPRFVQIQTRIDELRQSLIALRDNSEQTEVVNSKSDDEGLPSSLNGNSTNVSSSVGGNADHMGVREHSGGATNGTVFRVGESSNYPLNVSEKHTGNETMASNKSALGKRSTENVSRRQIASTTESANTSGQNVIRQTHADHVFGDGDYWKYLAENVRKEAHQLTSDEETIRTVLCLDISESMASGNAWSQAKTFVNDFLNGLEMLLTQFGPIGLHQEYVGLATFGHETKHQILATANYASVRDKIENFQLGGPSPLFAGLWFSLAGAKSCRATASTPGNIILSPRIIVITDGKPTETSLRGGPDIQTKKDETMTSILGCLQEIEEKGATVFFVGVGDYDKDFLKLVTASEGRKKLFGYQDGRRLAKRTWLCTKTTLFEESSSMRSGNMQSSEDYEDMQDIRLESMTRLGQIHESKSTAYFENENDEFPCIGSRVRRGPDWMFDDQDNFGPGTVVGHSKDDYKVWVTWDFDNTTAQYRYGVGEYDVLLVDEPRELKPREKMAVGCRVKPSRDARSQDLSGSIEGVVIRVNSTNAEVRWDNGKRGDYSYGADGRYEIELCASYGQSRNTTQGSNASASGSKTRSNKNKNKTASS; this comes from the exons ATGGAGTCCCAG AATATGGCTGATATCAAAGAGATAAAAACTACAACGGAGTTCATATTAAAACGGTTGGACAATTTAACAGGATGTGGAGAAGACTGTACATG TTCTTCAGAGATCGAACAACTAAGGAAAG CTTTTCAAACTGTTGAAGAGCGCCTGAACGCATTGCAAATCAATGCAATTGACCCCGAGAACGAGGAAACAGAGGAGCCAAGATTTGTTCAAATTCAAACAAGAATTGATGAATTAAGACAGTCGTTAATTGCTCTACGTGACAATTCCGAACAGACGGAAGTTGTTAACAGCAAATCAGACGATGAAGGTTTGCCAAGCAGCTTAAACGGTAATTCAACTAATGTGTCATCCTCGGTTGGAGGAAATGCCGATCATATGGGCGTACGCGAGCACTCAGGCGGAGCTACTAATGGAACAGTGTTTCGTGTCGGTGAATCTTCCAATTACCCGCTTAACGTAAGCGAAAAACACACCGGCAATGAAACTATGGCATCAAACAAATCTGCGCTAGGGAAAAG ATCTACAGAAAATGTTTCCAGAAGGCAAATTGCATCAACAACTGAATCCGCTAACACATCAG GACAAAACGTTATTCGACAAACCCATGCCGATCACGTGTTTGGCGACGGTGATTATTGGAAGTATTTGGCAGAGAATGTGCGAAAGGAAG CACATCAATTGACAAGCGATGAAGAAACCATTCGTACAGTTCTCTGTCTCGACATATCAGAGAGCATGGCTTCTGGGAACGCCTGGTCGCAGGCCAAAACTTTTGTCAACGATTTTCTCAATG GATTGGAAATGTTGTTGACCCAGTTTGGGCCAATTGGACTTCATCAGGAATATGTGGGTTTGGCAACATTTGGGCATGAGACGAAACATCAAATTTTAGCAACTGCGAATTACGCATCCGTTCGCGACAAAATAG AAAATTTTCAACTTGGCGGACCAAGTCCTCTATTCGCAGGCCTTTGGTTTAGCTTAGCGGGTGCGAAGAGTTGCAGAG caaCTGCAAGTACACCAGGCAATATCATACTTAGTCCGCGAATTATTGTTATCACCGACGGCAAGCCAACGGAAACGAGCCTGCGAGGCGGTCCCGATATCCAGACAAAAAAGGATGAG ACGATGACGTCAATATTAGGATGTCTGCAAGAAATCGAAGAGAAAGGTGCGACAGTATTTTTCGTCGGCGTTGGAGACTATGACAAG GACTTTTTGAAACTCGTCACGGCTTCCGAAGGGCGGAAGAAGCTTTTTGGCTACCAAGATGGACGAAGGTTGGCGAAGAGAACCTGGCTTTGT ACAAAAACAACGTTGTTCGAAGAATCATCATCCATGCGAAGTGGAAATATGCAGTCGTCGGAGGACTat GAGGATATGCAAGACATTCGTCTTGAATCGATGACACGATTAGGTCAAATACACGAAAGCAAGAGTACGgcttattttgaaaatgaaaacgaCGAATTTCCTTGCATTGGTTCCCGCGTGCGCCGAGGTCCTGACTGGATGTTTGATGACCAAGACAATTTCGGACCGGGAACCGTCGTCGGACACTCAAAAGATG ATTATAAAGTTTGGGTTACATGGGATTTCGATAACACGACAGCCCAGTACAGATACGGTGTGGGAGAATACGACGTGTTGCTCGTGGATGAGCCTCGTGAGTTAAAGCCTAGAGAGAAAATGGCGGTCGGCTGTCGGGTGAAACCAA gTCGGGACGCTAGGTCACAAGATTTATCTGGTTCTATCGAGGGTGTCGTGATACGCGTGAATTCAACAAATGCAGAG